From a region of the Oryza sativa Japonica Group chromosome 6, ASM3414082v1 genome:
- the LOC4342006 gene encoding protein NRT1/ PTR FAMILY 8.3, whose product MASSEQQEHAVALLQPKVEEAYTTDGSLDIDGNPALKHRTGGWRACRSILGTEFCYCLAYYGIMYNLVTYLTTVLHQSNVAAAKNVSTWQATCFLTPLAGAVVADSYWGRYRTMVVGCCVAVAGMLMASLSALLPQLIESSSTLSMEIILFLGLYMIAFGVGGLRPCLISFGADQFDAGDPSELISKGSYFNWYIFTMNCGSVISTSGMVWVQDHYGWALGLAIPAMVLAVGLSCLVAASRAYRFQTTRGSPLTRVCQVVVAAVCKFNVAPPDDMSLLYELPDDASSMKVVERIEHTTDLRFFDKAAVVTASDEEAAGAAPRNPWRLCVVTQVEELKIFVRMLPLWACITFFYTGTAQVNSTFVEQGMAMDARVGSLRVPPASLLTFQMLTTITLIPLYDRAFVPAVRRLTGREKGISELVRIGGGLAMVVLAMAAAALVETKRVRAWQTAMEKTSIMWQVPQFVLVGVGELLTSIGQLDFFYSQAPPAMKTVCAALALGAIAAGDYLSSIIVTAVSWATATGGRPGWIPDDLNEGHLDRFFWMMAGLGCLNLAAFMSCAMKYKTRKAC is encoded by the exons ATGGCCTCCAGCGAGCAGCAAGAACACGCAGTGGCGCTGCTCCAACCCAAG GTTGAAGAAGCATACACCACAGATGGGTCACTCGACATCGATGGCAATCCGGCGCTGAAGCATCGCACCGGTGGATGGAGGGCATGCCGCTCGATTCTTG GTACTGAATTCTGTTACTGCCTGGCCTACTACGGCATCATGTACAACCTCGTCACCTACCTCACCACCGTGCTGCACCAGAGcaatgtcgccgccgccaagaacgTGTCCACGTGGCAGGCCACCTGCTTCCTCACGCCgctggctggcgccgtcgtcgccgattCCTACTGGGGAAGGTATCGTACCATGGTCGTCGGCTgctgcgtcgccgtcgct GGGATGCTCATGGCGTCTCTGTCGGCGCTTCTGCCGCAGCTGATCGAGAGCTCATCAACACTGTCCATGGAGATCATCTTGTTTCTTGGCCTGTACATGATCGCTTTCGGGGTGGGCGGGCTCCGGCCATGCCTGATATCCTTCGGCGCCGACCAGTTCGACGCCGGCGACCCGTCGGAGCTTATCAGCAAGGGCTCCTACTTCAACTGGTACATCTTCACCATGAACTGCGGCTCCGTGATATCCACCTCTGGCATGGTGTGGGTGCAAGACCACTACGGGTGGGCACTGGGCTTGGCCATTCCGGCGATGGTCCTCGCCGTTGGGCTCTCCTGCCTGGTCGCCGCGTCGCGGGCGTACAGGTTTCAGACAACCCGCGGTAGCCCGCTCACCAGAGTGTGccaggtcgtcgtcgccgccgtctgcaAGTTCAACGTCGCGCCGCCGGACGACATGTCCCTTCTCTACGAGCTACCGGACGACGCCTCCTCCATGAAAGTAGTTGAGAGGATCGAACACACCACTGATCTCAGATTCTTCGACAAGGCCGCCGTCGTGACGGCTTcggatgaggaggcggcgggcgccgcgccgcgcaatCCATGGAGGCTTTGCGTGGTGACGCAGGTGGAGGAGCTCAAGATCTTCGTCAGGATGCTGCCCCTGTGGGCGTGCATTACCTTCTTCTACACCGGGACGGCGCAGGTCAACTCGACGTTCGTCGAGCAGGGCATGGCGATGGACGCCCGCGTCGGCTCCCTCCGCGTCCCGCCGGCCTCGCTGCTCACCTTCCAAATGCTAACCACCATCACGCTGATCCCGCTATACGACCGCGCGTTCGTGCCGGCGGTCAGGAGGCTCACTGGCAGGGAGAAGGGCATCTCCGAGCTGGTGAggatcggcggcggcctcgccatGGTCGtgctcgccatggccgccgcggcgctggtCGAGACGAAGCGCGTCCGCGCGTGGCAGACGGCGATGGAGAAGACGAGCATCATGTGGCAGGTGCCGCAGTTCGTGCTGGTGGGCGTCGGCGAGCTGCTCACCTCCATCGGGCAGCTGGACTTCTTCTACAGCCAGGCGCCGCCCGCCATGAAGACGGTGTGCGCGGCGCTCGCGCTCGGCGCCATCGCGGCGGGGGACTACCTGAGCTCCATCATCGTGACGGCCGTGTcgtgggcgacggcgaccggcgggcgGCCGGGGTGGATCCCCGACGACCTCAACGAGGGCCACCTTGATCGCTTCTTCTGGATGATGGCCGGACTTGGCTGCCTCAATCTTGCAGCGTTTATGAGCTGCGCCATGAAGTACAAAACCAGGAAGGCTTGTTGA
- the LOC4342007 gene encoding protein NRT1/ PTR FAMILY 8.3: MASTEQQEHAVALLDPKVAEEEVYTTDGSLDIDGNPALKHRTGGWRACRSILGTEFCQCLAYFGMTINLVTYLTTELHQSNVAAAKNVSTWQATCFLTPLAGAIVADSYWGKYHTMVVGCCIGVAGLLMASLSALLPLLIKNISTLAMASAQEFVLFLGLYMIAFGVGGLRPCLMSFGADQFDAGDPSERNSKGSYFNWYLFTMNCASVISTTAMVWLQDHYGWALGLAIPAMVLAVGLSFLVAATPAYRFQRNRGSPFTRVCQVVVAAVRKFNVAPPADVALLYEVPEDDCSMERVKRIKHTDDLQFFDKAAVVTASDEEAAGDPWRLCSLTQVEELKILVRMLPLWASIAFFYTGTAQVNSMSVEQGMAMDARVGSLRVPPASLATFELLTSMALIPLYDRAFVPAARRLAGREKGIPDLLRIGAGLTMAVLAMAAAALVETKRARAARMGMEKTSIVWQVPQYAVMGVGEMLASAGQLDFFYSQAPPAMKTVCMALGFLAVAAGVYLSSLVLTAVSWATATGGRPGWIPDDLNEGHLDRFFWMMAGLGCLNLVAFTSCAMRYKSRKDC; this comes from the exons ATGGCCTCCACGGAGCAGCAAGAACACGCAGTGGCGCTGCTTGACCCCAAG GTAGCAGAAGAAGAAGTATACACAACGGATGGGTCTCTTGACATCGATGGCAACCCGGCGCTGAAGCATCGCACTGGTGGATGGAGAGCATGCCGCTCGATTCTTG GCACCGAGTTCTGCCAATGCCTGGCCTACTTCGGGATGACGATCAACCTCGTCACCTACCTCACCACCGAGCTGCATCAGAGcaatgtcgccgccgccaagaacgTGTCCACGTGGCAGGCCACCTGCTTCCTCACGCCGTTGGCCGGAGCCATCGTCGCCGATTCCTACTGGGGAAAGTACCACACCATGGTGGTCGGCTGCTGCATCGGCGTCGCT GGCTTGCTCATGGCGTCTCTCTCAGCGCTTCTGCCGCTGCTGATCAAGAACATTTCGACTCTGGCCATGGCTTCAGCTCAAGAATTCGTCTTGTTTCTCGGCCTGTACATGATCGCTTTCGGGGTGGGCGGGCTCCGGCCGTGCCTGATGTCCTTCGGCGCCGACCAGTTCGACGCCGGCGACCCATCGGAGCGCAATAGCAAGGGCTCCTACTTCAACTGGTACCTATTCACCATGAACTGCGCCTCCGTGATATCCACCACCGCCATGGTGTGGTTGCAGGACCACTACGGGTGGGCCCTGGGCTTAGCGATTCCGGCGATGGTTCTCGCCGTCGGGCTGTCCTTCCTGgtcgccgcgacgccggcgtACAGGTTTCAGCGAAACCGTGGGAGCCCTTTCACAAGAGTCTGccaggtcgtcgtcgccgccgtccgcaaGTTCAACgtcgcgccgccggccgacgtcgccctTCTCTACGAGGTGCCGGAGGACGACTGCTCCATGGAAAGAGTTAAGAGGATCAAACACACCGATGATCTCCA ATTCTTCGACAAGGCCGCCGTCGTGACGGCGTcggatgaggaggcggcgggcgatcCGTGGAGGCTTTGCAGCTTGACGCAGGTCGAAGAGCTCAAGATTCTCGTCAGGATGCTGCCTCTGTGGGCGAGCATTGCCTTCTTCTACACCGGGACGGCGCAGGTCAATTCGATGTCCGTCGAGCAGGGCATGGCGATGGACGCCCGCGTCGGCTCCCTCCGCGTCCCGCCGGCCTCGCTGGCAACCTTCGAGTTGCTCACCTCCATGGCACTGATCCCGCTGTACGACCGCGCGTtcgtgccggcggcgaggaggctcgCCGGGAGGGAGAAGGGCATTCCCGACCTGCTGAGGATCGGCGCCGGGCTCACCATGGCCGtgctcgccatggccgccgcggcgctggtCGAGACGAAGCGCGCCCGCGCTGCGCGGATGGGAATGGAGAAGACGAGCATCGTGTGGCAGGTGCCGCAGTACGCGGTGATGGGCGTGGGCGAGATGCTCGCCTCCGCCGGGCAGCTGGACTTCTTCTACAGCCAGGCGCCGCCCGCCATGAAGACGGTGTGCATGGCGCTTGGTTTCCTCGCCGTCGCGGCAGGGGTATACCTGAGCTCGCTCGTCCTGACCGCCGTGTcgtgggcgacggcgaccggaggCCGGCCGGGGTGGATCCCCGACGACCTCAACGAGGGGCACCTTGATCGCTTCTTCTGGATGATGGCCGGACTCGGCTGCCTCAATCTGGTGGCGTTCACGAGCTGCGCCATGAGGTACAAATCAAGGAAGGATTGTTAA